The Vicia villosa cultivar HV-30 ecotype Madison, WI linkage group LG1, Vvil1.0, whole genome shotgun sequence genome includes a region encoding these proteins:
- the LOC131604352 gene encoding myb family transcription factor EFM-like yields the protein MASPSELGLDCKPHSYSMLLKSVGEQSDQTYKLEEFVSRLEEERLKIDAFKRELPLCMQLLTNAMEASKQQLQAYKVSQGVTKPILEEFIPVKEVTSSETMENITNNNVCDKANWMTSAQLWSQTTEATKQQNSTKETSERNNIGFNISPKHRNGGAFLPFSKERNNSSSCQNQGLPELALASNQKEVEDKKHEEKGEKRENTEEKGSPVASSHTQTTSNNSNQTHRKARRCWSPDLHRRFVNALQMLGGSQVATPKQIRELMKVDGLTNDEVKSHLQKYRLHTRRPSLSAQPGAPPAQLVVLGGIWVPPEYATAHSGGATTLYGGHPTSHHMTLPHYCTAPGQEYYTTAPPQQLLPPPHHMHHVYKATPHGQGSPETGGDGLESIENGKSESGSWKEGSSENEGERKGFVEESNGSEITLKF from the exons ATGGCATCACCGTCTGAACTAGGCTTGGATTGCAAGCCACATAGCTACTCCATGTTGCTTAAATCAGTTGGTGAACAAAGTGATCAAACCTACAAACTCGAAGAGTTTGTTTCTCGTTTGGAAGAAGAACGTCTCAAAATTGATGCGTTCAAGCGCGAGCTTCCTCTCTGCATGCAACTTCTCACAAACG CGATGGAGGCATCGAAGCAACAACTTCAAGCTTACAAAGTGAGTCAAGGAGTTACGAAGCCGATTCTCGAAGAATTCATACCGGTAAAGGAAGTAACATCATCAGAAACCATGGaaaatataactaataataatgTATGTGATAAGGCGAACTGGATGACAAGTGCTCAACTATGGAGTCAAACAACTGaagcaacaaaacaacaaaactccacAAAAGAAACTTCTGAAAGAAACAATATTGGATTCAACATTAGTCCTAAACATAGAAACGGTGGAGCCTTTTTACCGTtctcaaaagaaagaaacaactcATCGTCATGCCAAAATCAAGGTCTTCCTGAACTAGCACTTGCCTCTAACCAGAAAGAGGTTGAGGATAAGAAACATGAAgaaaaaggagagaagagagaaaacacCGAAGAGAAAGGAAGTCCAGTAGCATCATCACATACTCAAACAACAAGcaacaattcaaaccaaactcATAGGAAAGCAAGAAGGTGTTGGTCACCTGACTTGCACCGCAGATTCGTTAATGCTCTTCAAATGCTTGGTGGATCTCAAG TGGCAACACCAAAACAGATAAGGGAATTGATGAAGGTGGATGGATTGACCAATGATGAAGTGAAAAGCCATTTGCAG aaatatagGCTACACACAAGAAGACCTAGCCTAAGTGCACAACCAGGTGCACCACCAGCACAGCTGGTTGTTTTAGGAGGAATATGGGTCCCACCGGAATATGCCACCGCGCATTCCGGAGGAGCAACTACTCTCTACGGTGGACATCCTACTTCTCATCATATGACTCTGCCGCACTACTGCACTGCACCTGGTCAGGAGTATTACACTACTGCACCTCCGCAGCAGCTACTTCCGCCGCCGCATCATATGCACCATGTTTACAAGGCGACGCCGCACGGTCAGGGCTCGCCGGAGACGGGTGGAGATGGGTTGGAGAGTATTGAGAATGGGAAGTCGGAGAGTGGGAGCTGGAAAGAAGGGAGTTCTGAGAATGAAGGAGAGAGGAAAGGGTTTGTTGAAGAGAGCAATGGGAGTGAGATCACTCTGAAATTTTAA